In a single window of the Maniola jurtina chromosome 4, ilManJurt1.1, whole genome shotgun sequence genome:
- the LOC123864366 gene encoding anoctamin-1-like isoform X3 produces the protein MSDGDPSLEEDVPKPLLEKPEENVFTPKIATPIFAGSVKLLHRPSDTAETESFLSDAQRNDLAFQQLFQDGDGAVEVAEKTPERMTDLHAMSVLSTYQDTLSQDMNTDRDNGSDASTRPAEECACGEPVVPDVVNNNGKPVANHCSIVMGGILNNPSLTFNDGVRSVDFVLVWEAAKDDATTPRAYECRKVFERNLENEGLQLEREAPEDLYGLHFIKIHAPLSVLRDYSEVLKLRMPMKFSALKDVHEKTNSLIDKIDGCWDNLMSKIRVDPNMFPERKHRLTAIYSKDKEYLFDTASECFWTPSIRSRIVQFILDRKKFSDSPGDDFAFGVTRLIADNAYSAAYPLHDGDLKTPGSMRYLLYTEWASVSKCLKYQPLDYVKDYFGVKIGLYFAWLGFYTHMLIPASVVGLICVIYSAATVFSNKPSEDVCNYNSSIRMCPQCDYFCEFWDLRATCLQSRITYLFDNPTTVFFAIFMSFWAACFLELWKRYSAEMTHRWDLTGFDVYEEHPRPQYLARLAHVKRTQLNVVTGEREPMVPFWRMRLPATLMSFSVVALLVLLALATVLGVVLYRMSLLGASILRQKDNTLLTYSPIMFTTATAACINLVFICIFNYIYQYLAEWLTEKELLRTQTEFDDSLTLKIYLLQFVNYYASIFYIAFFKGKFVGRPGNYVRLFGHRQEECAPGGCLLELSIQLAIIMIGKQFINTIVEMMMPYLLKWLNIIRTIGRRKRIKSPMQWVKDFKLVDFGNMGLFPEYLEMVLQYGFVTIFVAAFPLAPLFALINNVLEMRLDAKKFLSCYRRPVPQRVNDIGVWYRILDSIGKLSIITNGFIIAFTSEFIPRLVYLAVRGDLNEYVDHTLTDFNITVLEHPPIGTKYNGTMCSYPGYWNYKVGDDYEHTNWYWHVMGARLAFVVVFENVVALVMIIVRWAIPDMSGELRDRIRREAYVINSFIMEETRTRSAAERSPVPARLAHEDERDAAESTWNHIASLSGSDFDLAAHGDHQGIRNLSKHVVTDLPSNASDAPDPAHV, from the exons ATGTCTGACGGAGATCCTTCTCTCGAAGAGGATGTCCCGAAACCTTTGTTAGAAAAGCCGGAAGAGAATGTGTTTACTCCTAAGATAGCGACTCCTATCTTCGCTGGGAGTGTGAAGCTGCTCCATAGACCTTCAGACACGGCGGAAACGGAGTCGTTTCTGTCTGATGCCCAACGCAATGATCTCGCCTTCCAACAGCTATTCCAGGATGGAGATGGAGCGGTTGAAGTC GCGGAGAAGACGCCGGAGCGGATGACGGACTTGCACGCCATGTCCGTGCTCAGCACCTACCAGGACACCCTGTCGCAGGACATGAACACGGATAG GGACAACGGTAGCGACGCCTCCACCAGGCCTGCGGAGGAATGCGCGTGCGGCGAGCCCGTGGTGCCGGATGTGGTCAACAACAATGGCAAACCCGTTGCCAACCATTGCTC GATAGTAATGGGTGGTATACTAAATAACCCCTCATTGACTTTCAACGACGGGGTAAGATCTGTGGACTTCGTGCTAGTATGGGAGGCTGCGAAAGATGACGCGACCACGCCGCGGGCTTACGAATGCCGGAAAGTCTTCGAACGGAACCTCGAGAATGAAGGCCTTCAGTTAGAACGAGAAGCGCCCGAGGATCTGTATGGATTGCACTTTATCAAG attCACGCACCACTCTCAGTACTTAGAGATTACAGCGAGGTTCTTAAACTTAGGATGCCTATGAAG TTTTCAGCTCTCAAAGATGTTCACGAGAAGACGAACAGTCTCATAGACAAGATAGACGGCTGTTGGGACAACTTAATGTCTAAAATTAGAGTCGATCCAAACATGTTCCCTGAGAGAAAACATCGACTCACCGCTATTTATTCTAAGGATAAGGAgtattt ATTCGATACAGCATCGGAATGTTTCTGGACGCCGTCGATTCGTTCTCGCATAGTCCAGTTCATATTGGACCGCAAGAAGTTTTCCGACTCGCCTGGCGACGACTTTGCGTTTGGAGTCACTCGCCTTATAGCTGATAACGCGTACAGCGCTGCCTACCCGCTGCATGAT GGTGATCTCAAAACTCCCGGCTCAATGCGGTACCTCCTATACACTGAATGGGCAAGCGTTTCCAAATGCTTAAAATATCAACCCTTGGACTACGTGAAGGATTATTTCGGGGttaaaatag GGCTATACTTCGCGTGGCTGGGCTTCTACACACACATGCTGATTCCCGCGTCTGTGGTCGGTCTCATTTGCGTTATATACTCGGCTGCGACTGTCTTCAGTAACAAACCCAG TGAAGACGTGTGCAACTACAATTCGTCGATAAGGATGTGTCCCCAATGCGATTACTTCTGCGAGTTCTGGGACTTGCGCGCCACTTGCCTGCAGTCGCGGATAACTTACTTGTTTGACAACCCTACCACGGTGTTCTTCGCTATATTCATGAGCTTCTGGG cTGCCTGCTTCCTGGAGCTATGGAAGAGATATTCCGCCGAGATGACGCATAGATGGGATTTGACGGGATTCGACGTGTACGAGGAACACCCCAGACCGCAGTACTTAGCTCGTTTGGCGCACGTCAAACGGACGCag CTAAACGTCGTAACGGGTGAGCGTGAGCCCATGGTGCCGTTCTGGCGGATGCGCCTGCCCGCCACGCTAATGTCGTTCAGCGTGGTGGCTCTGCTAGTCCTGCTGGCGCTGGCCACAGTGCTGGGCGTGGTGCTGTACCGCATGTCGCTCCTCGGCGCCAGCATCCTGCGCCAGAAGGACAACACGCTGCTCACGTACAGCCCCATCATGTTCACGACCGCCACTGCCGCGTGCATCAACTTGGTCTTCATCTGCATATTCAACTAC ATCTACCAATACCTAGCAGAATGGCTCACAGAGAAGGAATTGCTGCGAACACAGACAGAGTTCGACGATTCCCTCACTCTCAAGATCTACCTGCTGCAGTTCGTCAACTACTATGCGTCGATATTCTACATCGCTTTCTTTAAGGGCAAGTTTGTTGGTCGCCCCGGGAATTATGTTCGGCTGTTCGGTCATAGACAGGAAGAG TGTGCGCCGGGTGGCTGTCTCCTGGAATTGTCCATCCAACTGGCCATCATAATGATCGGCAAACAGTTCATCAACACCATCGTTGAGATGATGATGCCGTATCTGCTCAAATGGTTGAACATCATACGAACTATTGGCAGAAGAAAGCG GATAAAAAGTCCAATGCAATGGGTGAAGGATTTCAAGCTAGTCGACTTTGGAAATATGGGTCTTTTCCCTGAATATTTGGAAATGG TGTTACAGTACGGGTTTGTAACGATATTCGTGGCGGCGTTTCCGCTCGCGCCATTATTTGCTCTTATAAACAACGTACTAGAGATGCGATTGGACGCTAAGAAGTTCCTGTCGTGCTACCGCCGGCCTGTGCCGCAGCGGGTCAACGACATCGGCGTGTGGTACCGCATCCTTGACTCCATCGGCAAACTCAGCATTATCACCAAC GGGTTCATCATAGCTTTCACGTCGGAGTTCATCCCGCGTCTGGTGTACCTCGCGGTGCGCGGCGACCTCAATGAGTACGTGGACCACACGCTCACGGACTTCAACATCACCGTGCTCGAGCACCCGCCCATCGGCACCAAGTACAACGGCACTATGTGCAG TTACCCGGGCTACTGGAACTACAAGGTCGGCGACGACTATGAACATACCAACTGGTACTGGCACGTAATGGGCGCTCGATTGGCTTTCGTCGTCGTCTTTGAG AACGTGGTGGCTCTAGTCATGATCATTGTCCGCTGGGCGATCCCGGACATGTCCGGCGAACTCCGGGACCGGATCCGGCGCGAGGCCTATGTCATCAACAGCTTCATAATGGAGGAGACGCGCACGCGGTCGGCGGCGGAGCGCTCGCCCGTGCCGGCGCGACTCGCGCACGAAG ACGAACGCGATGCCGCGGAGTCGACCTGGAATCATATCGCCTCGCTATCAGGCTCGGACTTCGACCTGGCAGCCCACGGAGACCACCAGGGCATTCGGAACTTGTCCAAACATGTGGTGACCGACCTTCCTAGTAACGCGAGTGATGCTCCGGATCCTGCTCACGTATGA
- the LOC123864366 gene encoding anoctamin-1-like isoform X1: protein MSDGDPSLEEDVPKPLLEKPEENVFTPKIATPIFAGSVKLLHRPSDTAETESFLSDAQRNDLAFQQLFQDGDGAVEVAEKTPERMTDLHAMSVLSTYQDTLSQDMNTDRDNGSDASTRPAEECACGEPVVPDVVNNNGKPVANHCSIVMGGILNNPSLTFNDGVRSVDFVLVWEAAKDDATTPRAYECRKVFERNLENEGLQLEREAPEDLYGLHFIKIHAPLSVLRDYSEVLKLRMPMKECSKIRKGGRTNAILNAAMYMSKFSALKDVHEKTNSLIDKIDGCWDNLMSKIRVDPNMFPERKHRLTAIYSKDKEYLFDTASECFWTPSIRSRIVQFILDRKKFSDSPGDDFAFGVTRLIADNAYSAAYPLHDGDLKTPGSMRYLLYTEWASVSKCLKYQPLDYVKDYFGVKIGLYFAWLGFYTHMLIPASVVGLICVIYSAATVFSNKPSEDVCNYNSSIRMCPQCDYFCEFWDLRATCLQSRITYLFDNPTTVFFAIFMSFWAACFLELWKRYSAEMTHRWDLTGFDVYEEHPRPQYLARLAHVKRTQLNVVTGEREPMVPFWRMRLPATLMSFSVVALLVLLALATVLGVVLYRMSLLGASILRQKDNTLLTYSPIMFTTATAACINLVFICIFNYIYQYLAEWLTEKELLRTQTEFDDSLTLKIYLLQFVNYYASIFYIAFFKGKFVGRPGNYVRLFGHRQEECAPGGCLLELSIQLAIIMIGKQFINTIVEMMMPYLLKWLNIIRTIGRRKRIKSPMQWVKDFKLVDFGNMGLFPEYLEMVLQYGFVTIFVAAFPLAPLFALINNVLEMRLDAKKFLSCYRRPVPQRVNDIGVWYRILDSIGKLSIITNGFIIAFTSEFIPRLVYLAVRGDLNEYVDHTLTDFNITVLEHPPIGTKYNGTMCSYPGYWNYKVGDDYEHTNWYWHVMGARLAFVVVFENVVALVMIIVRWAIPDMSGELRDRIRREAYVINSFIMEETRTRSAAERSPVPARLAHEDERDAAESTWNHIASLSGSDFDLAAHGDHQGIRNLSKHVVTDLPSNASDAPDPAHV, encoded by the exons ATGTCTGACGGAGATCCTTCTCTCGAAGAGGATGTCCCGAAACCTTTGTTAGAAAAGCCGGAAGAGAATGTGTTTACTCCTAAGATAGCGACTCCTATCTTCGCTGGGAGTGTGAAGCTGCTCCATAGACCTTCAGACACGGCGGAAACGGAGTCGTTTCTGTCTGATGCCCAACGCAATGATCTCGCCTTCCAACAGCTATTCCAGGATGGAGATGGAGCGGTTGAAGTC GCGGAGAAGACGCCGGAGCGGATGACGGACTTGCACGCCATGTCCGTGCTCAGCACCTACCAGGACACCCTGTCGCAGGACATGAACACGGATAG GGACAACGGTAGCGACGCCTCCACCAGGCCTGCGGAGGAATGCGCGTGCGGCGAGCCCGTGGTGCCGGATGTGGTCAACAACAATGGCAAACCCGTTGCCAACCATTGCTC GATAGTAATGGGTGGTATACTAAATAACCCCTCATTGACTTTCAACGACGGGGTAAGATCTGTGGACTTCGTGCTAGTATGGGAGGCTGCGAAAGATGACGCGACCACGCCGCGGGCTTACGAATGCCGGAAAGTCTTCGAACGGAACCTCGAGAATGAAGGCCTTCAGTTAGAACGAGAAGCGCCCGAGGATCTGTATGGATTGCACTTTATCAAG attCACGCACCACTCTCAGTACTTAGAGATTACAGCGAGGTTCTTAAACTTAGGATGCCTATGAAG GAATGCAGTAAGATACGCAAAGGTGGGCGGACGAATGCGATACTGAACGCTGCGATGTATATGTCGAAG TTTTCAGCTCTCAAAGATGTTCACGAGAAGACGAACAGTCTCATAGACAAGATAGACGGCTGTTGGGACAACTTAATGTCTAAAATTAGAGTCGATCCAAACATGTTCCCTGAGAGAAAACATCGACTCACCGCTATTTATTCTAAGGATAAGGAgtattt ATTCGATACAGCATCGGAATGTTTCTGGACGCCGTCGATTCGTTCTCGCATAGTCCAGTTCATATTGGACCGCAAGAAGTTTTCCGACTCGCCTGGCGACGACTTTGCGTTTGGAGTCACTCGCCTTATAGCTGATAACGCGTACAGCGCTGCCTACCCGCTGCATGAT GGTGATCTCAAAACTCCCGGCTCAATGCGGTACCTCCTATACACTGAATGGGCAAGCGTTTCCAAATGCTTAAAATATCAACCCTTGGACTACGTGAAGGATTATTTCGGGGttaaaatag GGCTATACTTCGCGTGGCTGGGCTTCTACACACACATGCTGATTCCCGCGTCTGTGGTCGGTCTCATTTGCGTTATATACTCGGCTGCGACTGTCTTCAGTAACAAACCCAG TGAAGACGTGTGCAACTACAATTCGTCGATAAGGATGTGTCCCCAATGCGATTACTTCTGCGAGTTCTGGGACTTGCGCGCCACTTGCCTGCAGTCGCGGATAACTTACTTGTTTGACAACCCTACCACGGTGTTCTTCGCTATATTCATGAGCTTCTGGG cTGCCTGCTTCCTGGAGCTATGGAAGAGATATTCCGCCGAGATGACGCATAGATGGGATTTGACGGGATTCGACGTGTACGAGGAACACCCCAGACCGCAGTACTTAGCTCGTTTGGCGCACGTCAAACGGACGCag CTAAACGTCGTAACGGGTGAGCGTGAGCCCATGGTGCCGTTCTGGCGGATGCGCCTGCCCGCCACGCTAATGTCGTTCAGCGTGGTGGCTCTGCTAGTCCTGCTGGCGCTGGCCACAGTGCTGGGCGTGGTGCTGTACCGCATGTCGCTCCTCGGCGCCAGCATCCTGCGCCAGAAGGACAACACGCTGCTCACGTACAGCCCCATCATGTTCACGACCGCCACTGCCGCGTGCATCAACTTGGTCTTCATCTGCATATTCAACTAC ATCTACCAATACCTAGCAGAATGGCTCACAGAGAAGGAATTGCTGCGAACACAGACAGAGTTCGACGATTCCCTCACTCTCAAGATCTACCTGCTGCAGTTCGTCAACTACTATGCGTCGATATTCTACATCGCTTTCTTTAAGGGCAAGTTTGTTGGTCGCCCCGGGAATTATGTTCGGCTGTTCGGTCATAGACAGGAAGAG TGTGCGCCGGGTGGCTGTCTCCTGGAATTGTCCATCCAACTGGCCATCATAATGATCGGCAAACAGTTCATCAACACCATCGTTGAGATGATGATGCCGTATCTGCTCAAATGGTTGAACATCATACGAACTATTGGCAGAAGAAAGCG GATAAAAAGTCCAATGCAATGGGTGAAGGATTTCAAGCTAGTCGACTTTGGAAATATGGGTCTTTTCCCTGAATATTTGGAAATGG TGTTACAGTACGGGTTTGTAACGATATTCGTGGCGGCGTTTCCGCTCGCGCCATTATTTGCTCTTATAAACAACGTACTAGAGATGCGATTGGACGCTAAGAAGTTCCTGTCGTGCTACCGCCGGCCTGTGCCGCAGCGGGTCAACGACATCGGCGTGTGGTACCGCATCCTTGACTCCATCGGCAAACTCAGCATTATCACCAAC GGGTTCATCATAGCTTTCACGTCGGAGTTCATCCCGCGTCTGGTGTACCTCGCGGTGCGCGGCGACCTCAATGAGTACGTGGACCACACGCTCACGGACTTCAACATCACCGTGCTCGAGCACCCGCCCATCGGCACCAAGTACAACGGCACTATGTGCAG TTACCCGGGCTACTGGAACTACAAGGTCGGCGACGACTATGAACATACCAACTGGTACTGGCACGTAATGGGCGCTCGATTGGCTTTCGTCGTCGTCTTTGAG AACGTGGTGGCTCTAGTCATGATCATTGTCCGCTGGGCGATCCCGGACATGTCCGGCGAACTCCGGGACCGGATCCGGCGCGAGGCCTATGTCATCAACAGCTTCATAATGGAGGAGACGCGCACGCGGTCGGCGGCGGAGCGCTCGCCCGTGCCGGCGCGACTCGCGCACGAAG ACGAACGCGATGCCGCGGAGTCGACCTGGAATCATATCGCCTCGCTATCAGGCTCGGACTTCGACCTGGCAGCCCACGGAGACCACCAGGGCATTCGGAACTTGTCCAAACATGTGGTGACCGACCTTCCTAGTAACGCGAGTGATGCTCCGGATCCTGCTCACGTATGA
- the LOC123864366 gene encoding anoctamin-1-like isoform X4 — translation MSDGDPSLEEDVPKPLLEKPEENVFTPKIATPIFAGSVKLLHRPSDTAETESFLSDAQRNDLAFQQLFQDGDGAVEVAEKTPERMTDLHAMSVLSTYQDTLSQDMNTDRIVMGGILNNPSLTFNDGVRSVDFVLVWEAAKDDATTPRAYECRKVFERNLENEGLQLEREAPEDLYGLHFIKIHAPLSVLRDYSEVLKLRMPMKECSKIRKGGRTNAILNAAMYMSKFSALKDVHEKTNSLIDKIDGCWDNLMSKIRVDPNMFPERKHRLTAIYSKDKEYLFDTASECFWTPSIRSRIVQFILDRKKFSDSPGDDFAFGVTRLIADNAYSAAYPLHDGDLKTPGSMRYLLYTEWASVSKCLKYQPLDYVKDYFGVKIGLYFAWLGFYTHMLIPASVVGLICVIYSAATVFSNKPSEDVCNYNSSIRMCPQCDYFCEFWDLRATCLQSRITYLFDNPTTVFFAIFMSFWAACFLELWKRYSAEMTHRWDLTGFDVYEEHPRPQYLARLAHVKRTQLNVVTGEREPMVPFWRMRLPATLMSFSVVALLVLLALATVLGVVLYRMSLLGASILRQKDNTLLTYSPIMFTTATAACINLVFICIFNYIYQYLAEWLTEKELLRTQTEFDDSLTLKIYLLQFVNYYASIFYIAFFKGKFVGRPGNYVRLFGHRQEECAPGGCLLELSIQLAIIMIGKQFINTIVEMMMPYLLKWLNIIRTIGRRKRIKSPMQWVKDFKLVDFGNMGLFPEYLEMVLQYGFVTIFVAAFPLAPLFALINNVLEMRLDAKKFLSCYRRPVPQRVNDIGVWYRILDSIGKLSIITNGFIIAFTSEFIPRLVYLAVRGDLNEYVDHTLTDFNITVLEHPPIGTKYNGTMCSYPGYWNYKVGDDYEHTNWYWHVMGARLAFVVVFENVVALVMIIVRWAIPDMSGELRDRIRREAYVINSFIMEETRTRSAAERSPVPARLAHEDERDAAESTWNHIASLSGSDFDLAAHGDHQGIRNLSKHVVTDLPSNASDAPDPAHV, via the exons ATGTCTGACGGAGATCCTTCTCTCGAAGAGGATGTCCCGAAACCTTTGTTAGAAAAGCCGGAAGAGAATGTGTTTACTCCTAAGATAGCGACTCCTATCTTCGCTGGGAGTGTGAAGCTGCTCCATAGACCTTCAGACACGGCGGAAACGGAGTCGTTTCTGTCTGATGCCCAACGCAATGATCTCGCCTTCCAACAGCTATTCCAGGATGGAGATGGAGCGGTTGAAGTC GCGGAGAAGACGCCGGAGCGGATGACGGACTTGCACGCCATGTCCGTGCTCAGCACCTACCAGGACACCCTGTCGCAGGACATGAACACGGATAG GATAGTAATGGGTGGTATACTAAATAACCCCTCATTGACTTTCAACGACGGGGTAAGATCTGTGGACTTCGTGCTAGTATGGGAGGCTGCGAAAGATGACGCGACCACGCCGCGGGCTTACGAATGCCGGAAAGTCTTCGAACGGAACCTCGAGAATGAAGGCCTTCAGTTAGAACGAGAAGCGCCCGAGGATCTGTATGGATTGCACTTTATCAAG attCACGCACCACTCTCAGTACTTAGAGATTACAGCGAGGTTCTTAAACTTAGGATGCCTATGAAG GAATGCAGTAAGATACGCAAAGGTGGGCGGACGAATGCGATACTGAACGCTGCGATGTATATGTCGAAG TTTTCAGCTCTCAAAGATGTTCACGAGAAGACGAACAGTCTCATAGACAAGATAGACGGCTGTTGGGACAACTTAATGTCTAAAATTAGAGTCGATCCAAACATGTTCCCTGAGAGAAAACATCGACTCACCGCTATTTATTCTAAGGATAAGGAgtattt ATTCGATACAGCATCGGAATGTTTCTGGACGCCGTCGATTCGTTCTCGCATAGTCCAGTTCATATTGGACCGCAAGAAGTTTTCCGACTCGCCTGGCGACGACTTTGCGTTTGGAGTCACTCGCCTTATAGCTGATAACGCGTACAGCGCTGCCTACCCGCTGCATGAT GGTGATCTCAAAACTCCCGGCTCAATGCGGTACCTCCTATACACTGAATGGGCAAGCGTTTCCAAATGCTTAAAATATCAACCCTTGGACTACGTGAAGGATTATTTCGGGGttaaaatag GGCTATACTTCGCGTGGCTGGGCTTCTACACACACATGCTGATTCCCGCGTCTGTGGTCGGTCTCATTTGCGTTATATACTCGGCTGCGACTGTCTTCAGTAACAAACCCAG TGAAGACGTGTGCAACTACAATTCGTCGATAAGGATGTGTCCCCAATGCGATTACTTCTGCGAGTTCTGGGACTTGCGCGCCACTTGCCTGCAGTCGCGGATAACTTACTTGTTTGACAACCCTACCACGGTGTTCTTCGCTATATTCATGAGCTTCTGGG cTGCCTGCTTCCTGGAGCTATGGAAGAGATATTCCGCCGAGATGACGCATAGATGGGATTTGACGGGATTCGACGTGTACGAGGAACACCCCAGACCGCAGTACTTAGCTCGTTTGGCGCACGTCAAACGGACGCag CTAAACGTCGTAACGGGTGAGCGTGAGCCCATGGTGCCGTTCTGGCGGATGCGCCTGCCCGCCACGCTAATGTCGTTCAGCGTGGTGGCTCTGCTAGTCCTGCTGGCGCTGGCCACAGTGCTGGGCGTGGTGCTGTACCGCATGTCGCTCCTCGGCGCCAGCATCCTGCGCCAGAAGGACAACACGCTGCTCACGTACAGCCCCATCATGTTCACGACCGCCACTGCCGCGTGCATCAACTTGGTCTTCATCTGCATATTCAACTAC ATCTACCAATACCTAGCAGAATGGCTCACAGAGAAGGAATTGCTGCGAACACAGACAGAGTTCGACGATTCCCTCACTCTCAAGATCTACCTGCTGCAGTTCGTCAACTACTATGCGTCGATATTCTACATCGCTTTCTTTAAGGGCAAGTTTGTTGGTCGCCCCGGGAATTATGTTCGGCTGTTCGGTCATAGACAGGAAGAG TGTGCGCCGGGTGGCTGTCTCCTGGAATTGTCCATCCAACTGGCCATCATAATGATCGGCAAACAGTTCATCAACACCATCGTTGAGATGATGATGCCGTATCTGCTCAAATGGTTGAACATCATACGAACTATTGGCAGAAGAAAGCG GATAAAAAGTCCAATGCAATGGGTGAAGGATTTCAAGCTAGTCGACTTTGGAAATATGGGTCTTTTCCCTGAATATTTGGAAATGG TGTTACAGTACGGGTTTGTAACGATATTCGTGGCGGCGTTTCCGCTCGCGCCATTATTTGCTCTTATAAACAACGTACTAGAGATGCGATTGGACGCTAAGAAGTTCCTGTCGTGCTACCGCCGGCCTGTGCCGCAGCGGGTCAACGACATCGGCGTGTGGTACCGCATCCTTGACTCCATCGGCAAACTCAGCATTATCACCAAC GGGTTCATCATAGCTTTCACGTCGGAGTTCATCCCGCGTCTGGTGTACCTCGCGGTGCGCGGCGACCTCAATGAGTACGTGGACCACACGCTCACGGACTTCAACATCACCGTGCTCGAGCACCCGCCCATCGGCACCAAGTACAACGGCACTATGTGCAG TTACCCGGGCTACTGGAACTACAAGGTCGGCGACGACTATGAACATACCAACTGGTACTGGCACGTAATGGGCGCTCGATTGGCTTTCGTCGTCGTCTTTGAG AACGTGGTGGCTCTAGTCATGATCATTGTCCGCTGGGCGATCCCGGACATGTCCGGCGAACTCCGGGACCGGATCCGGCGCGAGGCCTATGTCATCAACAGCTTCATAATGGAGGAGACGCGCACGCGGTCGGCGGCGGAGCGCTCGCCCGTGCCGGCGCGACTCGCGCACGAAG ACGAACGCGATGCCGCGGAGTCGACCTGGAATCATATCGCCTCGCTATCAGGCTCGGACTTCGACCTGGCAGCCCACGGAGACCACCAGGGCATTCGGAACTTGTCCAAACATGTGGTGACCGACCTTCCTAGTAACGCGAGTGATGCTCCGGATCCTGCTCACGTATGA